A genomic region of Paroedura picta isolate Pp20150507F chromosome 4, Ppicta_v3.0, whole genome shotgun sequence contains the following coding sequences:
- the SRSF3 gene encoding serine/arginine-rich splicing factor 3, with protein sequence MHRDSCPLDCKVYVGNLGNNGNKTELERAFGYYGPLRSVWVARNPPGFAFVEFEDPRDAADAVRELDGRTLCGCRVRVELSNGEKRSRNRGPPPSWGRRPRDDYRRRSPPPRRRSPRRRSFSRSRSRSLSRDRRRERSLSRERNHKPSRSFSRSRSRSRSNDRK encoded by the exons ATGCATCGTGATTCATGTCCACTGGACTGCAAGGTATATGTAGGTAACCTTGGGAACAATGGCAACAAAACTGAATTGGAACGTGCTTTTGGCTACTATGGACCACTGCGCAGTGTGTGGGTTGCTCGGAATCCCCCTGGTTTTGCCTTTGTTGAATTTGAAGACCCACGTGATGCTGCTGATGCAGTTCGAGAACTAGATGGAAG aactCTATGTGGATGCCGTGTCAGGGTGGAGCTGTCCAATGGTGAAAAGCGTAGTCGGAACCGTGGTCCACCTCCTTCATGGGGTAGACGTCCTCGGGATGATTACCGTAGAAGAAGTCCTCCACCTCGCCGCAG ATCTCCACGAAGGAGAAGTTTCTCTCGTAGCCGCAGCAG ATCCCTTTCTAgagacagaaggagagagagatcaCTGTCAAGAGAAAGAAATCATAAGCCTTCTCGTTCATTTTCCAGATCTCGTAG cCGCTCCAGGTCAAATGACAGGAAATAG